One segment of Carya illinoinensis cultivar Pawnee chromosome 1, C.illinoinensisPawnee_v1, whole genome shotgun sequence DNA contains the following:
- the LOC122316080 gene encoding ubiquitin carboxyl-terminal hydrolase 2, which translates to MGKKVKKKSRGPLKEKRVAAHSPKKVPQQSDPSPETVGDEVSVVRERKPCFHLEKGVDLSKLSARIGSSEPIMCEDCRVDGKGSKGKGKHGKKKSGAAVDSISDSRPIWVCLECGHYACGGVGLPTGPQSHTVRHVRQTHHPLVIHFEKPQLCWCFLCKTLIPIVKMEENGDHKNVLSDVVKLIKGRSSEGSSVDVEDVWFGGGSVTSEIKAGSSVPIDLDLGVNYVIRGLVNLGNTCFFNSVMQNLLAMNMLRDYFFQLDTSSGPLTIALKKLFIETKQEGGLKNVINPRSFFGCVCSKAPQFRGYQQHDSHELLRCLLDGLSTEELGSKKQHKSPKGDGISSNPSTFVDAVFGGQISSTVCCVECGYSSTVYEPFLDLSLPVPTKKPPSKKAQPVTRAKKTKLPPKKGGKTRPKVNKDADLLPAQSVSNLAASNDISCHEQAVEAVAEKAMAFSCTSMPLSSSDLIVVAGESGSASHNVLAVQASENEQVFENVVEQTSALLNDFTWLDYIDPETVSDECHLTQSNGVSITQDPENKDIYLNDAPLQVSSDSSSQTFSANVEPNPKPDSSVNYWEDELPLQVQDTDVLLLPYKEGSPTTGEIIRGDEASSSVAGYGPDELDFDGFGDMFNEPEITMGPAPRPSFDNVVAETVVVGNNSDSDPDEVDNTDSPVTVESCLAQFIKPELLSNENAWHCENCSKTLQHERLRAKRQLKNASTVWLNGDQIGSQNEQLLCPAEVGNLANGYIKNEASLEDAGEILILHKAKMDCAQIENGQTGELNPFVSQWEEGTGVIKGALPEKLHSSGCYKTCHQESFCGQAIESCNVHARNSVEYTTGKVHHGESLSLAQSCESEGSEDEDMNSKSVKVKRDATKSVLIYKAPPILTIHLKRFSQDARGRLSKLNGHVSFRERIDLRPYLDPRCIDKEKHHYRLIGVVEHSGTMRGGHYVAFVRGGQKSRGNYQKENEGSVWYHASDAYVRQASLDEVLGCEAYILFYEKI; encoded by the exons ATGGGGAAGAAAGTCAAGAAGAAGAGCCGAGGTCCTCTGAAGGAGAAGCGGGTTGCGGCCCATTCCCCAAAAAAAGTTCCCCAACAATCTGACCCTAGTCCTGAGACTGTTGGTGATGAAGTTTCAGTAGTAAGAGAGAGAAAACCATGTTTTCATCTTGAAAAGGGCGTTGATTTGAGTAAACTGTCAGCTAGAATTGGGTCTTCAGAACCTATTATGTGTGAAGATTGTAGGGTTGATGGTAAGGGGAGTAAGGGAAAAGGTAaacatgggaagaagaaaagtgGGGCTGCAGTTGATTCTATATCGGACTCGAGACCCATATGGGTTTGTTTGGAATGTGGGCATTATGCCTGTGGAGGGGTTGGACTCCCAACAGGCCCTCAAAGTCACACCGTTCGGCATGTTAGGCAGACTCATCACCCTTTGGTAATTCATTTCGAGAAACCTCAACTCTGTTGGTGCTTTCTTTGCAAAACACTCATTCCGATTGTGAAGATGGAAGAGAATGGCGACCATAAAAATGTCTTATCAGATGTTGTGAAGTTGATAAAGGGGCGATCATCGGAAGGGTCCTCTGTGGATGTTGAGGACGTTTGGTTTGGGGGTGGCAGTGTTACAAGTGAAATTAAAGCAGGAAGCAGTGTACCAATTGATTTGGATTTAGgtgtcaattatgtgataagaGGTCTGGTTAATCTTGGGAATACTTGCTTCTTCAATTCAGTCATGCAAAATCTTTTAGCCATGAATATGTTGAGGGATTATTTTTTCCAGTTGGACACTTCTAGTGGCCCCCTTACGATTGCTTTGAAGAAGCTCTTTATTGAAACCAAGCAGGAAGGAGGATTGAAAAATGTGATTAATCCAAGAAGCTTTTTTGGTTGTGTCTGTTCAAAGGCTCCACAGTTTAGGGGATACCAGCAGCATGACAGCCATGAATTGCTCCGTTGCTTACTTGATGGTTTATCTACCGAAGAGTTGGGCTCAAAAAAACAACATAAGTCCCCAAAGGGAGATGGCATTTCTTCAAATCCAAGTACTTTTGTGGATGCTGTATTTGGGGGCCAAATATCAAGTACTGTTTGTTGTGTTGAGTGTGGGTACTCTTCAACTGTGTATGAGCCCTTTTTAGACCTTTCCCTGCCAGTTCCAACTAAAAAACCTCCATCCAAAAAGGCACAACCAGTCACTCGAGCAAAGAAAACTAAGCTGCCACCCAAGAAAGGTGGAAAGACTCGGCCCAAAGTTAACAAAGATGCAGATTTATTACCAGCTCAAAGTGTGTCAAACCTAGCAGCCAGCAATGATATTTCCTGCCACGAACAGGCTGTTGAGGCTGTTGCAGAAAAGGCGATGGCGTTTTCGTGTACTTCTATGCCATTAAGTTCCAGTGACCTAATAGTTGTGGCTGGTGAAAGTGGTTCGGCTTCACATAATGTCTTAGCTGTTCAAGCTTCTGAAAATGAGCAAGTCTTTGAGAATGTTGTAGAGCAAACATCAGCTTTATTGAATGATTTTACATGGTTGGATTACATTGATCCGGAGACTGTATCAGATGAATGTCATTTGACACAAAGCAATGGTGTTTCAATAACTCAAGATCCTGAAAACAAGGATATATATCTGAATGACGCACCATTACAGGTTAGCTCTGATTCTAGCAGTCAGACTTTTTCAGCCAACGTGGAGCCAAATCCAAAGCCAGATTCTTCGGTGAATTATTGGGAAGATGAGCTGCCATTACAGGTTCAAGATACCGATGTGCTGTTGCTGCCATATAAAGAAGGAAGTCCCACTACTGGGGAGATAATCAGAGGGGATGAAGCATCCTCATCAGTTGCGGGCTATGGACCAGATGAATTGGACTTTGATGGCTTTGGTGACATGTTCAACGAGCCTGAGATTACTATGGGGCCTGCCCCAAGGCCCTCTTTCGATAACGTGGTTGCAGAAACTGTTGTTGTAGGAAACAACAGTGATTCAGATCCAGATGAAGTTGATAATACAGATTCTCCGGTGACTGTTGAGAGTTGTTTGGCTCAATTTATAAAGCCAGAGCTTCTCTCAAATGAAAATGCTTGGCATTGTGAGAATTGTTCGAAAACTCTCCAACATGAGAGGTTGAGAGCAAAGAGGCAGCTGAAAAATGCGTCGACAGTTTGGCTGAATGGAGATCAGATTGGCAGCCAAAATGAGCAACTGCTCTGTCCTGCTGAAGTTGGAAACTTGGCAAATGGTTATATTAAAAATGAGGCTTCTCTTGAAGATGCTGGTGAAATCTTGATTTTACATAAAGCAAAAATGGATTGTGCACAAATCGAAAATGGTCAAACAGGCGAGCTGAATCCATTTGTTTCTCAATGGGAAGAAGGAACGGGTGTGATAAAAGGTGCACTTCCAGAGAAATTGCATTCTTCAGGTTGCTATAAAACTTGTCATCAAGAAAGTTTCTGCGGTCAAGCAATTGAGTCATGTAACGTTCATGCTCGAAATAGTGTGGAATATACCACTGGTAAAGTGCATCACGGTGAGTCCCTGTCGTTGGCTCAAAGCTGTGAATCTGAGGGAAGTGAGGACGAGGATATGAATTCCAAAAGTGTAAAGGTGAAAAGGGATGCCACCAAAAGCGTTCTCATTTACAAGGCCCCGCCTATTCTCACCATTCATCTTAAAAGGTTTAGCCAAGATGCTCGTGGCCGCTTAAGTAAATTAAACGGACACGTCAGTTTCAGAGAAAGGATTGACCTTAGGCCGTATCTGGATCCCAG GTGTATAGACAAAGAGAAACACCATTATCGCCTAATTGGAGTAGTGGAGCATTCGGGGACCATGAGAGGAGGCCACTATGTTGCATTTGTGAGAGGGGGTCAGAAGAGCAGAGGAAATTatcagaaagaaaatgagggttCTGTGTGGTATCATGCCAGTGATGCCTATGTGCGGCAGGCTTCCCTGGATGAAGTTCTTGGTTGCGAGGCCTACATATTATTCTATGAAAAGATTTGA
- the LOC122316098 gene encoding small EDRK-rich factor 2-like: MTRGNQRERDRERAQARTGKGAKGKDDGLTPEQRRERDAKALQEKTAKKAAQSGSGADASGGGKSNTKK, encoded by the exons ATGACTC GCGGCAACCAGAGAGAGCGCGATCGCGAGCGGGCTCAGGCTCGCACCGGCAAGGGTGCCAAGGGCAAAGACGATGGTTTGACCCCTGAACAGCGTCGTGAGAG GGACGCAAAGGCGCTGCAAGAGAAGACCGCGAAGAAAGCGGCACAGTCGGGTTCGGGAGCGGACGCCTCCGGTGGAGGTAAAAGCAATAccaagaaatag